One window from the genome of Thalassospira xiamenensis M-5 = DSM 17429 encodes:
- a CDS encoding DUF4159 domain-containing protein, whose product MNLAAITFLYPAMLAGLLVLPIVWLIIRSAPRSPKQVVFPAARLLRGLRANRRDMQRAPIWQTLLRCLILTLLILAAARPVLNRTEFSRDEGAILIIAENSWSSAANWQEYRTGLSQIINQARLDLRSIYIAQTAPEASGATTTRLPDIIGPISPHEADRFIDRLHPRPWAPDYTALSNRIADHQHMANSIGSIMWLTDNMEHPAKADLANELGTVAPITVLGPKRENRIAVQSLTRNRTGLDITLAHQNMNAPGEFALLARNERGQVLLRHTVKIEPATHQTRTQIPLPSDITNSIQSVGIEGIESAATVFQTGARWQQRKVGVIVSSGDSPVLLSDRYFFLDRAISPYADVTYAPLGKLLESGMDILVATGPISGLGSQYSALERWVRDGGMLVRFAGDSTTEVEPEFLPVTLRLGNRDFGGSMSWEKPKRLLAFPETSPFFGVLIPEEITINRQLLAEPDPEIVAKTWARLTDGTPLITSAPRNAGRIVLFHVTPWADWSNLPMSGLFVEIWQRLLPLASPSDRSEAELQTSLPAQSVLDGFGRAHQPDATTLPLRTPLPMPDPRHPPGIYGKNGQAVALNLGSFLENLDSQVRWPSGTVIREITDQDQIDLAAMCLMAAMLLLILDGVALILVHHVSLRRARHKDALTSFLLLAFIGASATMLLGGRDARAVETQAAALQPRLAYLKTDVAPIDRLSQSGLAGLTEILRRRTAADLAAPDAIDPEAGDLSFYPLIYWPLVDGQQPFSDFARTRINRYLDSGGMILIDSRDQEVEPARLRRLLAGLEIPILDKAPGDHILFRSFYLLDHAYGRFAAPLWLDARPDQRLDGVASVLFGGNDWASAWMLNEGIQTESRTDDISPRQREMAWRFGVNLVMYALTGSYKGDQVHLPAILERLGR is encoded by the coding sequence ATGAACCTTGCGGCCATCACCTTTTTATATCCTGCGATGCTGGCCGGTCTTCTGGTTCTGCCGATTGTCTGGCTGATCATCAGATCCGCACCAAGGTCGCCCAAACAAGTCGTGTTTCCGGCGGCCCGGTTGTTGCGGGGGCTTCGTGCCAACCGGCGTGACATGCAACGTGCACCAATCTGGCAAACGCTTTTACGCTGCCTGATCCTGACCTTGCTGATCCTCGCCGCCGCGCGACCAGTCCTTAACAGAACAGAATTCTCGCGCGACGAGGGCGCTATTCTGATCATTGCCGAAAACAGCTGGTCATCAGCAGCAAACTGGCAGGAATATCGCACCGGCCTTAGCCAGATCATCAATCAGGCACGGCTGGACTTGCGCAGTATCTATATCGCACAAACCGCACCCGAGGCATCCGGCGCAACAACAACAAGATTACCCGATATTATCGGCCCGATATCGCCGCACGAAGCTGACCGTTTTATTGATCGACTGCATCCGCGCCCATGGGCTCCCGATTATACGGCTCTGTCAAACCGGATCGCCGATCACCAGCATATGGCCAATTCCATCGGCAGCATTATGTGGCTGACGGATAATATGGAACACCCCGCAAAGGCCGATCTTGCCAACGAACTTGGTACCGTTGCACCGATTACCGTACTTGGTCCCAAACGTGAAAACCGCATCGCGGTTCAATCGCTGACACGCAACCGTACCGGACTTGATATCACCCTGGCCCATCAGAATATGAATGCGCCAGGCGAATTTGCCCTTCTTGCGCGCAATGAACGTGGTCAGGTTCTGTTGCGTCACACCGTAAAAATTGAACCAGCAACCCATCAGACCAGAACCCAAATCCCACTACCCAGCGACATCACCAATTCGATACAGTCCGTAGGAATAGAAGGTATAGAATCCGCTGCCACGGTCTTTCAAACCGGTGCCCGCTGGCAACAGCGAAAAGTCGGTGTGATTGTCAGTTCCGGAGATAGTCCGGTGCTGCTGTCGGATCGGTATTTCTTTCTGGACCGGGCAATTTCCCCCTATGCCGACGTGACCTATGCACCACTTGGAAAGCTGCTTGAAAGCGGGATGGATATCCTTGTCGCCACAGGGCCGATTTCCGGCCTTGGCAGCCAATATTCAGCCCTTGAACGCTGGGTCCGCGATGGCGGTATGTTGGTGCGTTTCGCAGGGGACAGCACGACCGAGGTCGAACCGGAATTCCTGCCTGTGACGCTGCGTCTTGGCAATCGGGATTTCGGCGGATCGATGTCATGGGAAAAACCGAAACGACTTTTGGCATTTCCGGAAACCAGTCCATTTTTCGGCGTCCTGATTCCCGAGGAAATTACCATCAATCGGCAACTTCTTGCCGAACCCGATCCGGAAATTGTTGCCAAAACATGGGCCCGCCTGACTGATGGCACCCCGCTGATTACAAGTGCCCCGCGCAATGCCGGGCGAATTGTTCTTTTCCATGTGACCCCGTGGGCCGATTGGTCAAACCTTCCGATGTCGGGCCTGTTTGTCGAAATCTGGCAACGCCTTTTACCCCTTGCAAGCCCAAGTGACCGGTCTGAGGCCGAACTGCAAACAAGCCTGCCGGCCCAATCCGTGCTCGATGGCTTCGGCCGTGCTCATCAACCTGATGCAACGACCCTGCCCTTGCGCACACCGTTGCCGATGCCCGATCCACGGCATCCGCCGGGGATATACGGCAAAAATGGTCAGGCCGTTGCGCTTAACCTTGGCTCATTCCTTGAAAATCTTGACAGTCAGGTTCGCTGGCCGTCCGGCACGGTCATACGCGAAATCACCGATCAGGACCAAATCGATCTTGCCGCGATGTGCCTGATGGCTGCGATGCTGCTTCTGATCCTTGACGGGGTTGCCCTGATACTCGTCCATCACGTCAGTCTGAGACGTGCCCGGCATAAAGATGCGCTGACATCTTTCCTTCTGCTGGCATTTATCGGTGCTTCGGCAACGATGCTGCTGGGTGGCCGCGACGCCAGGGCGGTCGAAACCCAGGCCGCTGCCTTGCAACCGCGTCTCGCCTATCTCAAGACGGATGTTGCCCCGATTGACCGTCTCAGCCAGTCGGGACTTGCCGGCTTGACCGAAATCCTGCGTCGGCGAACGGCCGCTGACCTGGCCGCCCCGGATGCCATTGACCCCGAAGCCGGCGATCTCAGCTTTTATCCGCTGATCTATTGGCCGCTGGTTGACGGACAGCAACCTTTTTCGGACTTTGCCCGGACGCGTATCAACCGATATCTTGATAGCGGCGGCATGATCCTGATTGACAGCCGTGATCAGGAAGTCGAACCCGCCCGCCTGCGCCGATTACTGGCCGGGCTGGAAATCCCGATCCTTGATAAGGCACCGGGGGATCATATCCTGTTTCGCAGTTTCTATCTGCTGGACCATGCCTATGGCCGCTTTGCCGCGCCGCTTTGGCTTGATGCACGGCCCGATCAACGGTTGGACGGTGTTGCGTCTGTTCTGTTTGGCGGGAATGACTGGGCATCGGCCTGGATGCTGAACGAAGGCATCCAGACAGAGAGCCGCACCGATGACATTTCCCCGCGCCAGCGCGAAATGGCCTGGCGTTTCGGGGTCAACCTGGTGATGTATGCGCTTACCGGCAGTTATAAGGGGGATCAGGTTCATTTGCCGGCAATCCTTGAAAGGCTTGGCCGATGA
- a CDS encoding DUF58 domain-containing protein, which translates to MALAAVHDHVAAARALAARLPQLIDESRRMAISLRSGLHGNRKVGPGSDFWQFRPYITGDPTNQIDWRRSARSDHTFIRQTEWQASHNYWIWPVLSPSMYWSSARDIPFKAERTLVISIALADLLLRNGETVGTFDAERTRITSAEHLEKLAHAMLASPGNITDHAGSMHAGRKHSVLVLGDFLEFVDSKQSPVRAIKTLGQYQNDGALVHVLDPAEIEPPFTGRVNFMDTDDQMIYRSERFEDLREGFRQRAKTWRADIRDAARENDWLCDQHVTSESASPTLLALYQHLSERQSQSGSNGRGRPAMNRNSPTRPR; encoded by the coding sequence TTGGCATTGGCCGCGGTCCACGATCATGTTGCAGCCGCACGTGCACTGGCGGCCCGATTGCCGCAACTGATCGATGAAAGCCGACGCATGGCGATCAGCTTGCGAAGCGGCCTTCACGGCAACCGCAAAGTCGGCCCTGGCAGCGATTTCTGGCAGTTCCGCCCCTACATCACTGGCGACCCGACCAACCAGATCGACTGGCGTCGTTCCGCGCGTAGCGATCATACCTTTATCCGTCAGACCGAATGGCAAGCCAGCCACAATTACTGGATCTGGCCGGTTCTATCGCCATCCATGTACTGGTCATCGGCACGAGACATCCCTTTCAAGGCCGAACGCACCCTTGTCATTTCCATCGCACTTGCCGATCTGCTGCTGCGCAACGGGGAAACGGTCGGAACATTCGATGCCGAACGGACTCGCATCACATCTGCCGAACATCTTGAAAAACTGGCCCACGCCATGCTGGCAAGCCCGGGCAACATCACCGACCATGCCGGTTCGATGCATGCCGGTCGCAAACATTCCGTTCTGGTGCTGGGTGATTTTCTGGAATTCGTCGATAGCAAGCAGTCACCGGTCCGCGCGATCAAGACCCTTGGCCAGTATCAGAATGACGGTGCGCTGGTGCATGTTCTTGATCCCGCTGAAATCGAGCCCCCCTTTACCGGTCGGGTCAATTTCATGGATACCGACGATCAGATGATTTACCGCAGCGAACGGTTTGAAGACCTTCGGGAAGGTTTCCGGCAGCGGGCCAAAACCTGGCGTGCCGACATCCGCGACGCCGCGCGTGAAAACGACTGGCTGTGTGACCAGCATGTGACTTCGGAAAGTGCAAGCCCGACCCTGCTTGCGCTTTATCAGCATTTAAGCGAACGCCAAAGCCAAAGTGGCTCTAACGGACGTGGTCGTCCGGCGATGAACCGCAACAGCCCGACGAGGCCGCGATGA
- a CDS encoding AAA family ATPase: MTNAPRFPEEMGLSQDSSLERDAGRLDACVGRLDEARKMVSSVIFGQNEAIEQTLIGILSGGHVLMVGAPGLGKSLLAHTLGKVLGLLDKRIQFTPDLMPADILGSEVLEEGADGKRAFRFIKGPVFCQLLLADEINRASPRTQSALLQAMQEREVSVAGYSHKLPEPFHVLATQNPLEQEGTYPLPEAQLDRFLLEVRLGYPDQDEERRIVTETTGRYPVRPRQVLQADDLAEAQDFVRRLPMPDRVLDTIIALCRECRPESTHMADIRDNVAWGPGTRAAQALSLACRARAMLFGRFAPSIEDIEALAVPVLRHRFGLTYGARAEGFTARGLITNALEYLQEK, from the coding sequence ATGACAAACGCGCCACGTTTTCCCGAAGAAATGGGTCTTTCACAAGACAGCAGCCTTGAACGCGACGCAGGGCGGCTTGACGCCTGTGTTGGCAGGTTGGACGAAGCCCGCAAGATGGTTTCATCTGTTATATTTGGGCAGAATGAAGCCATAGAGCAAACACTTATCGGCATTTTATCCGGCGGACATGTCCTGATGGTCGGTGCGCCCGGACTTGGCAAGTCATTACTGGCCCATACATTGGGAAAAGTCCTTGGCCTGCTTGATAAGCGTATCCAGTTCACACCCGACCTGATGCCGGCCGATATCCTTGGCTCCGAAGTTCTGGAAGAAGGCGCGGACGGCAAACGTGCATTTCGTTTCATCAAAGGCCCGGTTTTCTGCCAGTTGCTTCTGGCCGATGAAATCAACCGCGCCAGCCCGCGCACCCAGTCCGCCCTGTTGCAAGCCATGCAGGAACGCGAAGTATCCGTCGCCGGTTACAGCCACAAGCTTCCGGAACCGTTCCACGTTCTGGCAACCCAGAACCCGCTGGAACAGGAAGGCACCTATCCCCTGCCCGAGGCACAGCTTGATCGTTTCCTTCTGGAAGTCCGGCTGGGCTATCCCGATCAAGATGAAGAACGACGCATCGTAACCGAAACCACTGGCCGCTATCCTGTGCGCCCACGGCAGGTGCTTCAGGCCGACGATCTGGCCGAAGCACAGGATTTCGTCCGGCGTCTGCCAATGCCCGACCGGGTGCTGGATACCATCATTGCACTTTGCCGCGAATGCCGACCGGAAAGCACGCATATGGCCGATATCCGCGATAATGTTGCCTGGGGCCCCGGCACGCGTGCGGCACAGGCCCTGTCGCTTGCCTGTCGTGCCCGTGCCATGCTGTTTGGCCGCTTCGCCCCCTCGATCGAAGATATCGAAGCCCTTGCCGTTCCGGTGCTTCGCCATCGTTTCGGCTTGACCTATGGGGCACGTGCCGAGGGTTTCACCGCCAGAGGCCTGATCACCAACGCGTTGGAATATCTGCAGGAGAAATAA
- a CDS encoding DUF1285 domain-containing protein: MSSNEKTVDLAEKLWTRLRAGKPAGGRHPQICGDIPMSIGRDGTWFYQGGPIGRIELVKLFASVLQRDEEGGHWLVTPAEMARIEVEDVAFIAVELEKAGESTASVIRFRTNIDQWVELDENHGLRVEHDPETGEPSPYVKLDRGLEARLNRAVFYQLVDMADELKEPETGKMRIGVYSHNQFFEIGTLEAGE, translated from the coding sequence ATGAGCAGTAACGAAAAAACCGTCGATCTTGCCGAAAAGCTCTGGACCCGCCTTCGCGCCGGAAAACCGGCAGGCGGACGCCATCCACAGATCTGTGGCGACATTCCCATGTCTATAGGTCGTGATGGAACCTGGTTCTATCAAGGTGGGCCGATTGGCCGTATCGAACTTGTCAAACTTTTCGCATCTGTCCTGCAACGCGACGAGGAAGGCGGGCACTGGCTGGTGACCCCGGCCGAGATGGCGCGCATTGAGGTCGAAGATGTTGCTTTCATTGCGGTCGAGCTGGAAAAAGCCGGCGAGAGTACGGCATCTGTCATCCGTTTTCGAACCAATATTGATCAGTGGGTCGAGCTTGATGAAAATCATGGTTTAAGGGTTGAACACGATCCCGAAACTGGTGAACCGTCGCCCTATGTGAAGCTTGATCGCGGTCTTGAGGCCCGACTGAACCGGGCTGTATTTTATCAGCTGGTCGATATGGCTGACGAGCTTAAAGAACCGGAGACCGGCAAAATGCGTATTGGTGTTTACAGTCACAATCAGTTCTTCGAGATCGGAACGCTGGAGGCTGGCGAATGA
- a CDS encoding CoA pyrophosphatase, translating into MTPAQIIAALNAPRDDILQRRGDHAVDYPGSKSRAREFAEGELIARPAAVLVPLVRRDEGLHVILTRRTDHLSDHAGQISFPGGRHEDHDNTLEETALRETEEEIGLSRAHIELVGRLDDYYTVTGYRVTPVVGLITPPFDLAPDAHEVAEVFEVPLEFIVEPQNQKLQTVTFEGAKRRYFAIPYQEYYIWGATAGMLVNFSEVLKASTER; encoded by the coding sequence ATGACACCGGCCCAGATCATTGCCGCACTGAATGCGCCGCGTGATGATATTCTGCAGCGGCGTGGGGACCATGCGGTTGACTATCCGGGATCGAAATCACGCGCGCGCGAATTTGCCGAGGGGGAATTGATTGCGCGTCCGGCAGCGGTTCTTGTTCCGCTTGTACGTCGCGACGAAGGCCTGCATGTGATTTTGACGCGCCGCACCGATCATCTGAGCGATCATGCCGGTCAGATCAGTTTTCCCGGCGGTCGTCATGAAGACCATGACAATACGCTTGAGGAAACCGCCCTGCGAGAAACCGAGGAAGAAATTGGGCTGTCGCGCGCGCATATCGAACTGGTTGGTCGTCTGGACGATTATTACACTGTAACCGGATATCGGGTGACGCCGGTTGTTGGGCTGATCACACCGCCTTTCGACCTTGCACCCGATGCACATGAAGTGGCAGAAGTATTTGAAGTACCTTTGGAATTCATTGTTGAACCGCAAAACCAGAAACTTCAGACCGTGACCTTCGAAGGGGCAAAGCGCCGCTATTTTGCCATCCCGTATCAGGAATATTACATCTGGGGGGCAACGGCCGGAATGCTGGTGAATTTCAGCGAGGTTCTTAAGGCTAGTACTGAACGGTAA
- a CDS encoding CCA tRNA nucleotidyltransferase, which yields MTELTATGHLQPYGVMTHPDTARVFDAIAAHGGTARFVGGIVRDALLKRDLIDVDIACDLKPEETVIALEKAGLKVIPTGLKHGTVTAITDASAYEITTLRIDVTTDGRHAEVAFTDSWLGDARRRDFTFNALYCDLDGTIYDPFDGETDLREGRVRFIGIAEDRIEEDYLRILRFFRFQAWFGRPPLDPIGAEACRKGAQGLRDISPERIRDEMFKLLRSRSPAATIKEMIGFNVLPVILPDLVDTPRLRMMEWLDSTALADSAIKPDPLRRLAALYRAPENANDDLQAAAEFGRALRLSNDEADRFAAMISNANLISADLSEDTIRRDLYRIGPDAFRDAVLIAWAARAAIPPRASSAENRDWQALLQAATDWVNVKMPIQGRDLLAAGLVTAGPTMGWLLEMAEEYWIANAFAPGREELMNYLAAQNAAKLQE from the coding sequence ATGACCGAACTGACAGCAACCGGGCATCTGCAGCCCTACGGGGTGATGACGCATCCCGACACAGCACGTGTATTTGATGCGATTGCAGCACATGGTGGCACGGCCCGCTTTGTTGGCGGGATCGTACGCGATGCGCTTTTGAAACGTGATCTGATCGATGTGGATATCGCGTGCGACCTGAAACCGGAAGAAACCGTTATTGCCCTTGAAAAGGCGGGGCTCAAAGTTATCCCCACCGGGCTTAAACACGGCACGGTGACGGCGATAACCGATGCATCGGCCTATGAAATCACGACGCTGCGCATTGATGTCACGACCGATGGCCGTCATGCAGAAGTCGCCTTTACTGATAGCTGGCTTGGCGATGCCAGACGTCGTGATTTTACATTCAATGCGCTTTATTGCGATCTGGACGGGACGATCTATGATCCGTTTGACGGTGAAACGGATTTGCGCGAAGGCCGGGTACGTTTCATCGGTATTGCCGAAGACCGGATTGAAGAAGACTACCTTCGTATTCTGCGATTTTTCCGGTTTCAGGCATGGTTTGGTCGACCACCACTTGACCCGATTGGTGCGGAAGCATGCCGCAAGGGGGCGCAAGGGCTTCGGGATATTTCACCCGAACGTATTCGCGATGAGATGTTTAAATTGCTGCGTTCACGCAGCCCGGCAGCCACGATTAAGGAAATGATCGGCTTTAATGTGTTGCCGGTTATCTTGCCGGATTTGGTAGATACACCGCGACTTCGCATGATGGAATGGCTTGATAGTACGGCTCTTGCCGATTCTGCAATCAAGCCCGATCCATTGCGTCGTCTGGCGGCCTTGTACCGTGCGCCGGAAAATGCGAATGATGATTTGCAGGCGGCAGCCGAATTTGGCAGGGCATTGCGATTGTCCAACGACGAAGCCGACCGTTTCGCGGCAATGATTTCCAATGCCAATCTTATCAGTGCCGATTTGTCCGAGGATACAATCCGACGTGATCTTTATCGCATCGGGCCGGATGCCTTTCGCGATGCGGTTTTGATTGCCTGGGCGGCGCGTGCGGCGATCCCGCCACGGGCCAGCAGTGCCGAAAACCGCGATTGGCAGGCTTTGTTGCAGGCGGCAACAGACTGGGTCAATGTTAAAATGCCAATTCAGGGGCGGGATCTTCTCGCAGCGGGTCTTGTGACCGCCGGGCCGACAATGGGCTGGTTGTTGGAGATGGCGGAAGAATACTGGATTGCAAATGCCTTTGCGCCCGGTCGCGAGGAACTGATGAATTATTTGGCGGCACAGAATGCCGCAAAGTTGCAGGAGTAA
- a CDS encoding GDSL-type esterase/lipase family protein, giving the protein MAEGVTGHRICCFGDSLVNGVRDGDKGGWPIRLGRRLLDEAKRETTIYNLGIRAETSEGLKARWKFEAELRMVPEFPTVLMFSFGVNDANHAEDRGEETTMRVSPAKSAANAAEIIGEASKLAPTLWIGPQAVIDGGKSSKEINERLEGLNQIYAETARGFDVPYLDLHATTLADQDWQRALRRGDGYHPDRAGYDRIAELIWNWDGWKRTLGL; this is encoded by the coding sequence ATGGCCGAAGGCGTTACAGGTCATCGCATTTGCTGTTTTGGGGACAGTCTGGTCAATGGCGTGCGCGACGGGGATAAAGGCGGTTGGCCAATACGGCTAGGCCGCCGGTTGCTGGACGAGGCCAAGCGCGAAACGACGATCTATAATCTGGGCATTCGTGCCGAAACCAGCGAGGGCTTGAAAGCTCGTTGGAAGTTTGAGGCCGAACTTCGCATGGTGCCGGAATTCCCGACGGTTTTGATGTTCAGTTTTGGTGTGAATGATGCCAACCATGCCGAAGACCGTGGCGAGGAAACCACAATGCGGGTTTCCCCCGCCAAATCGGCGGCAAATGCAGCAGAGATCATAGGCGAGGCATCCAAATTGGCACCGACCTTGTGGATCGGACCGCAGGCAGTCATTGACGGCGGCAAGTCCAGTAAGGAAATCAACGAACGCCTTGAAGGGCTAAACCAGATATATGCCGAAACGGCGCGGGGTTTTGACGTGCCTTATCTTGATCTGCATGCAACGACGCTCGCCGATCAGGATTGGCAGCGCGCGCTTCGTCGTGGGGATGGCTATCACCCGGACCGGGCCGGTTATGACCGGATTGCCGAACTGATCTGGAACTGGGATGGGTGGAAACGTACCCTTGGGCTTTAA
- a CDS encoding GGDEF domain-containing protein, translated as MAFDAEDELTADRAAGSALRLRNWKQIVEKVDFAFQPIVNPHTGHIFGYEALLRRWEDSGFDSIQSLFDTAWETGNLHGVDMMLREKAIAKFARLPEARRLKLFYNFDSRVVRTPDYQPGRTAELLRKAGLERDTIFLEISERHDISNAQYLQDILTRYRSQGFKVAIDDYGSGFAQLRALYECEPDIIKIDRFFIDGIDRDRRKELFVSQITAFAHMIAAQVVAEGVETREEFLCCRRIGCDLVQGFFIARPSVDLPERTDIVPAISGVAIENRRGVERDGDVLRSYLLETPPIENNINPVEILSYFQKNTDIAIAPVINRQGEPLGVIRDSDFKAFIYTPFGRELLQNPANRTNISRFLRRCPIADINTSLSELLETFVAANSLDGVILTEKGVYLGVLDQSALLRAVNERNTLNARDENPLTRLPGNSAIYRYAANALAKPRRRRFAVYFDFDNFKPFNDLYGFRQGDRAILLFKDILGKALSQNDWFVGHIGGDDFFAYVQSIDFEDAVSAVQRAQSMFDEQIKSFYDAQTRDQGYLIGKGRNGESSEFPLMTVSAALVRIPPERTDITLDHISIEAAKLKTIAKNSVTRFAAGHYDAPDNIAPMIQEPG; from the coding sequence TTGGCATTTGATGCGGAGGATGAACTGACCGCGGACAGAGCTGCCGGCTCGGCACTCCGCCTTCGCAACTGGAAGCAGATCGTCGAAAAAGTCGACTTTGCCTTTCAACCGATCGTCAACCCGCATACCGGCCACATATTTGGCTACGAAGCGCTTTTGCGACGCTGGGAAGACAGCGGCTTTGACTCGATCCAATCCCTTTTCGATACGGCGTGGGAAACCGGCAATCTGCACGGCGTTGACATGATGTTGCGCGAAAAGGCGATTGCAAAGTTTGCCCGCCTGCCCGAAGCACGCCGATTGAAACTGTTTTACAATTTTGACAGTCGTGTTGTCCGTACCCCGGATTATCAGCCGGGCCGCACCGCCGAATTGCTGCGTAAAGCCGGTCTTGAACGCGACACCATCTTTCTTGAAATTTCAGAACGTCACGACATCAGCAACGCCCAATACCTTCAGGATATTCTGACGCGATATCGCAGTCAGGGTTTCAAGGTTGCGATCGACGACTATGGCAGCGGCTTTGCCCAGCTTCGCGCGCTTTACGAATGCGAACCAGACATCATCAAGATTGACCGGTTCTTTATCGACGGGATTGATCGCGACCGGCGCAAGGAACTGTTTGTATCCCAAATCACGGCTTTCGCGCATATGATTGCCGCACAGGTCGTGGCCGAAGGCGTTGAAACCCGCGAAGAGTTTTTGTGCTGTCGACGGATCGGATGCGATCTGGTGCAGGGATTTTTCATTGCACGGCCATCGGTCGACCTGCCGGAACGTACAGATATCGTCCCTGCCATTTCCGGGGTTGCGATAGAAAACCGGCGCGGGGTAGAACGCGACGGCGATGTTTTGCGGTCCTATTTGCTCGAGACGCCACCGATCGAAAACAACATCAATCCGGTGGAAATCCTGTCCTATTTCCAGAAAAATACCGACATCGCCATTGCACCGGTTATCAACAGGCAGGGCGAACCGCTTGGCGTGATCCGGGATTCAGATTTCAAGGCTTTCATATACACGCCATTTGGTCGCGAGCTTTTGCAAAACCCGGCCAACCGCACAAATATCAGCCGTTTTTTGCGCCGCTGCCCGATTGCCGATATCAATACCAGTCTGTCAGAACTGCTTGAAACCTTTGTCGCGGCAAACTCGCTTGATGGTGTGATCCTGACTGAAAAGGGGGTTTACCTTGGCGTGCTTGATCAAAGTGCGCTGCTGCGCGCGGTTAATGAACGCAATACGCTAAATGCACGCGATGAAAATCCGCTGACCCGTCTTCCGGGAAACAGTGCGATTTATCGCTATGCGGCAAACGCACTTGCCAAACCGCGCCGCCGTCGCTTTGCCGTTTACTTTGATTTCGACAATTTCAAACCCTTCAACGACCTTTACGGTTTCCGGCAAGGTGATCGCGCCATACTGCTTTTCAAGGATATATTGGGCAAAGCGCTAAGCCAGAATGACTGGTTTGTTGGTCACATAGGCGGCGATGATTTCTTTGCCTATGTCCAGTCAATTGACTTCGAGGATGCCGTAAGTGCGGTTCAACGTGCCCAATCCATGTTCGATGAACAGATCAAAAGCTTCTATGACGCCCAAACCCGCGATCAGGGTTACCTGATTGGCAAGGGGCGCAACGGTGAAAGCAGCGAATTTCCTTTGATGACGGTTAGTGCGGCATTGGTACGTATCCCGCCGGAACGCACAGACATTACGCTTGACCATATCTCGATCGAGGCCGCGAAACTCAAAACGATTGCCAAAAATAGCGTGACCCGCTTTGCCGCAGGCCATTATGACGCGCCGGACAATATCGCGCCGATGATACAGGAACCCGGATAA
- the xerD gene encoding site-specific tyrosine recombinase XerD, which translates to MAQPLNSNLVAAFLEMMAAERGASIHTLDAYRRDLEDYVASLKTQKSDLIGAQDIHVRKYMASLGDAGLAPRTQARRLSAVRQLHKFLYADGYRNDDPSAHIDSPRQGNTLPKFLTIDEIDRLIVTATNHDGIKGKRLLAMVELMYATGMRVSELVELPFAAAARDPQMLIVRGKGNKERLVPLSDPARDALRDYLEVRASFIPVTKANQPGQSPYLFPSRGKSGHLTRQMFLNMVKDLAAEAGIAPSRVSPHVLRHSFASHLLANGADLRSLQQMLGHSDISTTQIYTHVLESRLRGLVQEHHPLAQLQRG; encoded by the coding sequence GTGGCACAACCGCTTAATAGCAATCTTGTCGCGGCCTTTCTGGAAATGATGGCAGCAGAACGTGGGGCAAGCATTCATACGCTCGACGCGTATCGCCGTGATCTGGAAGATTATGTTGCAAGTCTGAAAACGCAAAAATCGGACCTGATCGGTGCGCAGGACATCCATGTCCGGAAATATATGGCATCGCTTGGCGATGCCGGTTTGGCCCCGCGAACCCAGGCCCGTCGGCTTTCCGCCGTCCGGCAGCTCCACAAATTCCTTTATGCCGATGGATATCGCAATGACGATCCATCTGCCCATATCGACAGCCCCAGGCAGGGCAATACATTGCCAAAATTCCTGACCATTGATGAAATTGATCGACTGATTGTCACCGCCACCAATCATGACGGCATCAAGGGCAAACGCCTTCTGGCGATGGTAGAACTGATGTATGCCACTGGCATGCGCGTCTCCGAACTGGTTGAACTGCCTTTTGCCGCTGCGGCGCGTGACCCGCAAATGCTGATCGTTCGGGGCAAGGGAAACAAGGAGCGGCTCGTTCCGCTGTCCGATCCTGCCCGTGATGCCTTAAGGGATTATCTTGAAGTCCGGGCATCGTTTATTCCGGTCACCAAGGCAAACCAGCCCGGCCAATCACCCTATCTGTTTCCGTCGCGCGGCAAATCGGGTCATCTGACGCGCCAGATGTTCCTCAATATGGTCAAGGACCTTGCCGCCGAAGCCGGAATTGCCCCGTCACGGGTTTCCCCGCACGTCTTGCGTCATTCCTTTGCCAGCCACCTTCTGGCAAACGGGGCTGATTTGCGCAGCCTGCAACAGATGCTGGGCCATTCGGATATTTCAACGACACAAATCTATACCCACGTCCTCGAATCGCGTTTACGCGGCCTTGTGCAGGAACACCATCCACTTGCTCAACTGCAACGTGGCTGA